Part of the Clostridiaceae bacterium genome is shown below.
ACAATCTCTTGGCACTAACTCTGCAAGCCAATTTAAACAAATCATAGTTTGGTTCCCCTGGGTTATAATTAATGCCTTCCTTTACTCTGAAAATATGAATGGGAAATATGGGTGTTTCCCCATTCCCGAGGCCAGCTTCAGTTGCCAGAAGAAGATTTTTTATAACTAGCCTTCCTTCAGGAGAAGTATCCATTCCATAATTAATTGAACTAAATGGTATCTGGGCTCCTGCCCTGCTATGCATTGTATTCAGATTATGAATTAGAGCTTCCATTGCCTGATATGTATGCCTGTCAATCTCTTTTTCAGCATTCTCAGCTGCAAATTCCTGAGCTTTCTTTACAATATTTTCATCACCTATTAATTCTATAAGCAATTCTTTTTCATACTTTCTGTAACCATCCAAACTATAATTAATATTACCTAAGGATGGCTTTAGTCCGTACTTTTCATTTATATAATTACTTATATCATTAACCTTGACAATTGGGTCTTCAATATCGGAAAGGAGTTTCAACGCTTTAGCCAGGTTTTGCTTGTAAAGCTTTATAAAAGTTTTAGCAACACCAGGAGCCATTCCATAATCAAAGTTAGGTATACTTTGCCCTCCGTGTTGATCATTCTGATTTGACTGAATTGCAATACAGGCAAGAGCTGCATAGCTATGGATATCATTTGGCTCTCTCAAAAATCCATGACCTGTACTAAATCCGCCATTAAAAAGTTTCTGAATATCAATCTGGCAGCAAGTTGTAGTCAAAGTTAAAAAATCCATATCATGAATATGTATATCTCCTTCTTTATGGGCACGGGAATGTTCTGGTTTCAATACAAACATTTCGCAAAACTGCTTAGCACCTTCTGATCCATATTTCAGCATTGTACCCATGGGAGTATCTCCATTGATGTTTGCATTCTCACGTTTTAAGTCATTATCCTTTGCTTCTTTATATGTTAAGTCTTCATATACTTTCATAAGACGGGTATTCATTTCACGGATACGAGTTCTTTCAGCTCTATAAAGTATATATACCTTTGCAGTTCTGGCATGTCCATTCTCTATCAAAATTTTCTCAACTGCATCCTGTATCTCTTCAACAGAAGGTATTTTATTACCCATTTTATTTTCAATGTATTCAACTACTTTCTCAGCTAATGATAATGCAGTTGCGTAATCTTTTCCTCCCACAGCACTCGCAGCTTTAAAAATTGCATTTGCAATTTTCTCAATATTAAAGGGCACCTCTCTGCCATCACGTTTAATTATTTTAGTAATCATACAATTTTGCCCCCTTCATAATTTAATAAATAAACTCAATATTTTAAATAAACTCAGTATTAAAAAAACTCAATCAATTATATTTAATTATTTAATAATCGCAGTAACTTAAGCAACCTCGCTTCGCTCGGGAATTCAGTGCTGGTCTTGCAATCCCCGCTCAACAAGGTTGTTACTAAGGTTTATATCAATT
Proteins encoded:
- a CDS encoding anaerobic ribonucleoside triphosphate reductase produces the protein MITKIIKRDGREVPFNIEKIANAIFKAASAVGGKDYATALSLAEKVVEYIENKMGNKIPSVEEIQDAVEKILIENGHARTAKVYILYRAERTRIREMNTRLMKVYEDLTYKEAKDNDLKRENANINGDTPMGTMLKYGSEGAKQFCEMFVLKPEHSRAHKEGDIHIHDMDFLTLTTTCCQIDIQKLFNGGFSTGHGFLREPNDIHSYAALACIAIQSNQNDQHGGQSIPNFDYGMAPGVAKTFIKLYKQNLAKALKLLSDIEDPIVKVNDISNYINEKYGLKPSLGNINYSLDGYRKYEKELLIELIGDENIVKKAQEFAAENAEKEIDRHTYQAMEALIHNLNTMHSRAGAQIPFSSINYGMDTSPEGRLVIKNLLLATEAGLGNGETPIFPIHIFRVKEGINYNPGEPNYDLFKLACRVSAKRLFPNFSFMDAPFNLKYYKPGHPETEIAYMGCRTRVIGNVYDPSREIIFGRGNLSFTTVNLPRIALKSNKNIDLFFEELDRKIDLVIDQLLERYEIQARKKVKNYPFLMGQGIWLDSDKLKWDDEIREVLKHGTLTMGFIGLAECLKALTGKHHGESDMAQNLGLEIVGYMRRRMDEASNKYKMNFTLIATPAEGIAGRFVKMDRNIFGNIEGVTDREYYTNSFHIPVYYEISAFDKIRLEAPYHELTNAGHITYVELDGDPLQNLEAFEKIVKAMKEAGIGYGSINHPVDRDPVCGFTGIIGDVCPACGRQEGDIKFERIRRITGYLVGTVERFNDAKRAEVRDRVKHFSVTSSI